In Jeotgalibaca arthritidis, a single genomic region encodes these proteins:
- a CDS encoding ABC transporter ATP-binding protein — MIELGKRMSWKAFLASVLFIIIQVFAELNLPNMTSSIINEGIATGDLDHIWSTGIKMLLLTAITIAAAIVGVYISAQEAQRVGRQIRGDIYKKVMYLSKDKVNNIGAASLITRSTNDVEQVQLVFMMFLRMMMFAPIMGIGAAVLSYTQNPDLARIFFVSVPVLIVLLFLIMRAAIPLFKLIQSKTDRLNLIFREGLTGVRVIRAFNKSNYEEARFAEANKDFMDNNVKAMSIMSLLMPTMTLVLSVTNISIVLIGGEFIAIGNMPVGNLVAFISYSSMLLFSFMMLSVILSMVPRAQVSAARINEVLNLESTIQDGPYSFVESHTKAEKGTLAFEHVTYAFPNAERAALKDVNFSMETGQTLAIIGGTGSGKSTIANLMMRFYDATDGVVSLNGRDLKDLKQHDIHERIAYVPQKANLFSGTIRSNLLFGNPEADDNALWKALEVAQAKDFVKGLKHGLDSPVEQGGTNFSGGQRQRLCIARAIVKSPDVYVFDDSFSALDFKTDAALRAALKTDIDDAIVVIVAQRISTVMEADEIIVLDNGNVVGQGTHDDLVRDNQTYLEIMKSQFKEGENE; from the coding sequence ATGATTGAATTAGGGAAACGAATGTCATGGAAAGCATTTCTTGCTTCTGTGTTATTTATTATTATTCAGGTTTTTGCTGAATTAAATCTTCCGAATATGACATCAAGTATTATCAATGAAGGTATTGCAACTGGTGACTTGGATCATATTTGGAGTACAGGTATAAAAATGCTCTTACTAACAGCTATTACGATTGCTGCTGCTATTGTAGGGGTATATATTTCTGCGCAAGAAGCGCAACGAGTAGGTCGCCAAATTCGTGGTGATATTTATAAAAAAGTCATGTATTTATCAAAAGATAAAGTGAATAATATTGGAGCCGCATCATTAATTACACGCTCTACAAACGATGTTGAGCAAGTTCAATTAGTCTTTATGATGTTTTTGAGAATGATGATGTTTGCACCGATAATGGGAATTGGAGCAGCGGTTTTATCTTATACACAAAATCCAGACTTGGCTCGTATTTTCTTTGTATCTGTGCCCGTTTTAATTGTATTATTATTCCTCATTATGAGAGCGGCTATTCCACTCTTTAAACTGATTCAAAGTAAGACAGACCGTTTAAACCTCATCTTCCGCGAAGGATTAACGGGAGTACGTGTTATTCGTGCCTTTAATAAAAGTAACTATGAAGAAGCACGATTTGCAGAAGCGAATAAAGACTTTATGGATAACAACGTAAAGGCCATGTCGATTATGAGTTTACTAATGCCAACGATGACACTGGTGTTAAGTGTGACAAATATTTCTATCGTCTTAATCGGTGGGGAATTCATCGCTATTGGAAATATGCCAGTAGGGAACTTAGTAGCCTTTATTAGCTATTCATCCATGTTACTGTTTAGTTTTATGATGCTGTCAGTTATTTTATCAATGGTGCCTCGCGCTCAAGTTTCGGCAGCACGTATCAATGAGGTGTTAAACCTTGAAAGTACTATTCAAGATGGCCCATACAGCTTTGTTGAAAGTCATACAAAAGCAGAAAAAGGAACACTTGCCTTTGAACATGTGACTTATGCCTTCCCAAATGCTGAACGTGCGGCCTTAAAGGATGTCAACTTCTCAATGGAAACAGGTCAAACATTGGCTATTATTGGAGGAACAGGGTCTGGTAAATCAACAATTGCTAACTTGATGATGCGTTTTTATGATGCAACAGATGGTGTTGTTTCATTAAATGGTCGTGATTTGAAAGATTTAAAACAACATGATATTCATGAACGCATTGCTTATGTGCCTCAAAAAGCTAATTTATTCTCTGGAACTATTCGTTCTAACTTACTATTTGGTAATCCAGAAGCAGACGATAATGCCTTATGGAAAGCATTAGAAGTGGCACAAGCCAAAGACTTTGTTAAAGGTCTTAAGCACGGTTTAGATTCTCCAGTTGAACAGGGAGGAACCAACTTCTCTGGTGGACAACGTCAACGCTTGTGTATTGCACGTGCAATTGTGAAAAGTCCAGATGTCTATGTCTTTGATGATTCATTCTCTGCTCTTGATTTTAAAACAGACGCAGCATTACGTGCCGCTCTTAAGACAGATATTGATGATGCGATAGTCGTTATTGTTGCGCAACGTATCAGTACGGTTATGGAAGCGGATGAAATTATCGTTTTAGACAACGGTAATGTGGTCGGTCAAGGCACGCATGATGACCTAGTAAGAGACAATCAAACGTACCTAGAAATTATGAAATCTCAATTTAAAGAAGGTGAAAATGAATGA
- a CDS encoding TetR family transcriptional regulator, with protein sequence MPKKTFFNLSDEKRQRLMSTAYDEFSKMPLEEVSINVIIQQSDISRGSFYQYFQDKEDLYFYCLDLLKKDQNEGILNCFVQANGDVIEGLRLTFKFLYHYYVHSDYKQFYHHFFVNMSYRRSSNIFEKETEDKQSKDLVCRYKHLVDHIDQSSLSFSSEEELYEFVQYIFQMIHWTLSKVFIQSLSEEEAFRMINNRLSWLENGIRKK encoded by the coding sequence TTGCCTAAAAAAACTTTTTTCAATTTATCAGATGAAAAACGTCAACGTTTAATGTCGACCGCCTATGATGAGTTTTCTAAGATGCCATTAGAAGAGGTCTCTATTAATGTGATTATTCAGCAGTCTGATATTTCAAGAGGGAGTTTTTACCAGTACTTTCAAGACAAGGAAGATTTATATTTCTATTGTCTTGATCTTTTAAAGAAAGATCAAAATGAAGGGATTTTGAATTGTTTTGTCCAAGCTAATGGCGATGTGATAGAAGGATTACGATTAACCTTTAAGTTTTTGTATCACTATTATGTTCATAGTGACTATAAACAGTTTTACCATCACTTCTTCGTCAATATGTCGTACAGAAGAAGTAGCAATATATTTGAAAAAGAGACAGAGGATAAACAAAGCAAAGACCTTGTTTGTCGGTATAAACACTTAGTTGATCATATCGACCAATCAAGTTTGAGCTTTAGTAGTGAAGAGGAATTATATGAGTTTGTTCAATATATTTTTCAAATGATTCATTGGACACTGTCTAAAGTCTTTATCCAAAGCCTTTCAGAAGAAGAAGCGTTTAGGATGATTAACAACCGCTTATCGTGGTTGGAAAATGGTATTCGAAAAAAATAG
- a CDS encoding AI-2E family transporter: MEKKQTNHRSQVTKTSWFERWFLNNKIVTTLLIVLLILLIILIFSKISHLFQPVASFFSVIGFPLILSGILYYLMNPLVNWLEKKKINRTAAIWMAFLVLILLIIWGVAILIPVIREQTIGIIDDIPEFWVKINELFNNLFTYDWFRSFQEQFKEINTSIFDALSSWANNFLSNTFSGISSVLGVVTNVFVGLITMPIILYYLLKEGDKFPNQILAFLPTRHRSTIKDLLTKINLQISQYVRGQITVAFFVGLMFVIGYSIIGLNYGIVLGVLAGFLNVIPYLGSFLAMVPAIIVGLVDSPIMLIQVLIVFSIEQFIEGRVISPQILGSNLSVHPVTIMIVLLTAGKVFGLVGFVLGIPGYAVLKVVFLHVFEWYKGYSGLYHEQSQSPPASNLIEEE; the protein is encoded by the coding sequence ATGGAGAAAAAACAAACAAATCATCGTTCCCAAGTGACGAAAACATCTTGGTTTGAAAGATGGTTTTTAAATAATAAGATTGTAACGACCTTATTGATTGTCTTATTGATTTTATTAATCATTTTAATCTTTTCAAAAATTTCACATCTGTTTCAACCGGTAGCTAGTTTTTTTAGTGTAATTGGCTTTCCATTGATTTTAAGTGGCATTTTATACTATTTAATGAACCCATTGGTGAACTGGTTGGAAAAGAAAAAAATAAATCGAACAGCCGCAATTTGGATGGCTTTTCTCGTTCTTATTTTATTAATCATCTGGGGAGTAGCCATTTTAATTCCAGTTATTCGTGAGCAAACGATAGGGATCATTGATGATATTCCTGAGTTCTGGGTTAAGATTAATGAGCTGTTTAACAATTTGTTTACCTACGACTGGTTCCGTTCTTTTCAAGAACAGTTTAAAGAGATTAATACCAGTATTTTTGATGCCTTATCATCGTGGGCAAATAACTTCCTGTCCAATACCTTCTCAGGAATTAGTAGTGTGCTAGGCGTTGTAACGAATGTATTTGTTGGTCTGATTACTATGCCGATTATTTTGTATTACTTATTAAAAGAGGGCGATAAGTTTCCAAACCAGATCCTTGCCTTCCTACCAACCCGCCACCGTTCAACAATTAAGGATTTACTGACGAAAATTAATTTACAAATCAGTCAATATGTTCGCGGTCAAATTACAGTTGCCTTTTTCGTAGGCTTAATGTTTGTCATTGGTTATTCGATAATTGGGTTAAATTATGGAATCGTGCTTGGCGTTCTAGCTGGATTCTTAAATGTCATTCCTTATTTGGGCTCTTTTTTGGCTATGGTTCCGGCTATTATTGTAGGCCTAGTTGATTCACCGATTATGTTAATTCAAGTACTGATTGTTTTTAGTATTGAACAGTTTATTGAAGGCCGTGTGATTTCACCTCAAATTTTAGGGAGCAATTTATCTGTTCATCCGGTTACCATTATGATTGTGTTACTAACGGCGGGTAAAGTATTCGGCTTAGTCGGATTTGTACTCGGTATACCAGGCTATGCAGTTTTAAAAGTTGTTTTCTTACACGTATTTGAGTGGTATAAGGGCTACTCTGGCTTGTATCATGAGCAGAGCCAAAGTCCACCAGCATCTAACTTAATAGAAGAAGAGTAA
- a CDS encoding PTS glucitol/sorbitol transporter subunit IIA: MISEIVHIGKEAVSTEENILILFGEDASPAIKNVSVLQSFKEKDADFELKLNHTITIGDQVYTITFVGENVSANLRALGHVTLVFKEFDEDNFIETSVYLTPHQLPHIETGMTITYQ; this comes from the coding sequence ATGATTAGCGAAATTGTCCATATCGGAAAAGAAGCGGTTAGTACCGAAGAAAATATTCTAATTTTATTTGGAGAAGATGCATCTCCTGCAATAAAAAATGTATCAGTTCTACAGTCCTTTAAAGAAAAGGATGCTGATTTTGAATTAAAACTGAATCATACTATTACGATTGGTGACCAAGTTTACACCATAACCTTTGTAGGTGAAAACGTAAGTGCTAATTTACGTGCGCTAGGGCATGTGACTCTTGTTTTCAAAGAATTCGATGAAGACAACTTTATTGAAACAAGTGTCTACTTAACTCCTCATCAATTGCCTCATATTGAGACAGGAATGACAATTACTTATCAATAA
- a CDS encoding lactonase family protein, whose translation MEHTLYLGSYTKKASKGVHQITLNTETQQLVDYKLIAEVDTPTYLTFSDDKKTMYTISKEENGGGLTAFDLDENGDYVKRAATTSEDSAPCYISYDQKRGLLFTANYHGGFVTVYKEQEDGRIVQTDRKHHQGSSVHENQASPHVHYTDYAPGSQTLLVCDLGTDTIVSYDVSDAGELSERATYTAKAGSGPRHLVFHPNNKTVYLVCELSNEIEILTYDEATASFTYVDRVATIPDTHTSFNSGAAIRVSNDGKFVYFSNRGHDSIAVFAVSEDGQSLELLEIVPTEGKTPRDFNFSPDELYVIVGHQDSDNLTLFKRDQESGRLTLLDKETYAAECVCVTF comes from the coding sequence ATGGAACACACATTATACCTAGGTTCTTATACAAAAAAAGCGAGTAAAGGGGTACACCAAATTACCCTTAATACAGAAACTCAGCAATTAGTTGACTACAAATTGATTGCAGAAGTCGATACACCAACTTATTTGACTTTTTCTGATGACAAAAAAACCATGTATACCATTTCTAAAGAAGAAAATGGCGGCGGGCTAACCGCTTTTGATTTAGATGAAAACGGAGATTATGTGAAACGTGCAGCAACAACTTCTGAAGACTCTGCACCTTGCTACATTTCCTATGACCAAAAACGCGGCTTATTGTTCACTGCCAACTATCACGGTGGTTTTGTCACTGTTTATAAAGAACAAGAAGATGGTCGTATCGTTCAAACAGACCGCAAACACCATCAAGGAAGTAGCGTTCACGAAAACCAAGCATCACCTCATGTTCATTACACAGATTATGCACCAGGTTCACAAACACTACTTGTCTGTGACTTAGGAACAGATACAATCGTCAGCTACGATGTATCTGATGCCGGCGAATTAAGCGAACGTGCCACTTATACAGCAAAAGCGGGTTCAGGCCCACGTCATTTAGTTTTCCACCCAAACAACAAAACTGTTTATTTAGTTTGCGAACTAAGTAACGAGATTGAAATCTTAACTTATGACGAAGCAACTGCTTCATTTACATATGTTGATCGCGTAGCGACTATCCCTGACACACACACATCATTTAACAGTGGTGCAGCGATTCGTGTGAGCAATGATGGTAAATTTGTTTACTTCTCAAATCGTGGTCATGATTCAATTGCAGTATTTGCAGTTTCTGAGGATGGCCAATCATTGGAATTACTAGAAATTGTTCCAACTGAAGGAAAAACACCGCGTGACTTTAATTTTTCACCGGACGAATTATATGTGATTGTCGGTCATCAAGATTCTGATAACTTGACATTATTCAAACGTGATCAAGAAAGCGGTCGTTTAACATTGCTAGATAAAGAAACATATGCAGCAGAGTGTGTTTGTGTGACATTTTAA
- a CDS encoding PTS sugar transporter subunit IIA produces the protein MFNFFKKDKKETVAPVEKATLYAPANGRIVPVTEVADPVFSQKMMGDGYAVIPTDGDIYSPVEGKVLSVFPTKHAIGIQMASGIEILIHMGLDTVELNGKPFETFVSEGDTLTADTLVAKCDLASLAEAGKDNAMVVVITNMDKVKEFVLDEHADVQAKQAVGSVQHL, from the coding sequence ATGTTTAACTTCTTCAAGAAAGATAAAAAAGAAACAGTTGCACCAGTCGAAAAAGCGACATTGTATGCACCTGCAAACGGAAGAATTGTTCCGGTTACAGAAGTTGCTGATCCAGTATTCTCTCAAAAAATGATGGGAGACGGTTATGCTGTTATTCCAACAGATGGTGATATTTATTCACCAGTTGAAGGGAAGGTACTGAGTGTTTTTCCAACGAAACACGCGATTGGTATTCAAATGGCAAGCGGGATTGAAATTCTGATTCATATGGGATTAGATACAGTTGAATTGAATGGTAAACCTTTCGAGACATTTGTCAGTGAAGGCGATACGCTAACTGCTGATACATTAGTAGCAAAATGTGATTTAGCTTCATTAGCTGAGGCTGGTAAAGATAATGCTATGGTTGTTGTCATTACAAACATGGATAAGGTAAAAGAGTTTGTTCTAGACGAACATGCTGATGTTCAAGCTAAACAAGCAGTCGGTAGCGTTCAACATTTATAA